Proteins encoded in a region of the Flavobacterium sp. PMTSA4 genome:
- a CDS encoding DUF6252 family protein — MKTIKKISLVLFAALAVSLSSCSSDGGSGGGTAGAGTIKAKVNGSWVTTPELTTAATHSGNFLHIQGTAGDTSSKSFSVNVIAFDGVGTYDIGGGVSGLGAANATYNETIVNISNPMASDYSNWSAPYDGGAKVGEVTVTEITETNVKGTFYFTAKNTDDNSTKEITEGSFNIPLE, encoded by the coding sequence ATGAAAACAATCAAAAAAATCAGTTTAGTTTTATTTGCTGCATTAGCAGTATCATTATCATCATGTAGTAGTGATGGTGGAAGTGGTGGAGGAACAGCTGGGGCTGGAACCATTAAAGCAAAAGTGAACGGATCGTGGGTAACTACACCAGAATTGACTACAGCGGCTACTCATTCAGGGAATTTTTTGCATATTCAAGGAACTGCTGGAGATACTTCAAGTAAATCGTTTTCAGTTAATGTAATTGCTTTTGATGGTGTGGGAACTTATGATATTGGCGGTGGCGTTTCGGGCTTAGGTGCTGCTAATGCTACTTACAATGAAACTATTGTGAATATATCAAATCCAATGGCTTCTGATTACAGCAACTGGTCCGCACCTTATGATGGTGGAGCGAAAGTTGGCGAAGTTACAGTTACTGAAATTACCGAAACAAATGTTAAGGGTACTTTCTATTTCACTGCAAAAAATACAGATGATAATTCAACAAA